Part of the Qipengyuania sp. SS22 genome, CGAACCGCGCAACCGGCGCTCGCGCGTTTCGGTGATCGTCGAAAACGACGCCGGCCAGAAGATCCTTGTCGACACCTCGACCGATCTGCGTGCGCAATTGCTCGGCAACAATATCGAGAAGGTCGATGCGGTCTTCTGGACGCATGACCATGCCGATCATTGCCACGGGATCGATGATCTGCGCGTCATGCGCTACGATCGCAGCAATCCCTTGCCGGGCTTCGCGAGCAGCGTGACCTGTGAACGCCTGCGGCGGCGGTTCGACTATGTCTTCGAAGGCCAGTTCGGTTATCCAACCATGGTATCGCTCAAAGATATCAAGGACGTTCAACTGGTTGCGGGCTTTTCTTTCGATCATGTCGAAATGCCGCACGGCCCGGTGACGAGTACGGGGTTCCGGTTCGATGCCGATGGAAAATCAATCGTTTATGCGACCGATTTCAGCGAGATAACGCCTGCCATGGTCCGATGCTTCTCGGGCGCCGATATCCTCGTGGTCGATTGTCTGCGCAGGCGTCCGCATCCAACGCATGCGCATCTCGACATGGCCATCGATTTGGCGCGCAAGGCTAAGGTCAAGCGGACCGTGTTGACGCATATGGACAAGAGCATGGATTACCGCAGCCTATGCGCGGACGTGCCGGACCATGTGACGGTCGGCTTCGACGGATTGGAGATGACCGCGTGAACGAACACCAGATTGTCTCGCTGATTTCGCTTACGGGCTTCCTGATCCTGGTTGCCGCCGGCTTTCGTGCGCGCGAGCTTGGCTGGAGGAAGGGCTTTTTCATGGCTGGTGCGTGGGCAGGCATATTCGCGGTGGTGATCCTGTTCATCGATCTCGCGCGCTAAAACCGCTCTTAATTTAACATAATATATATTATCACACCGGTATTCGCGTCGTGGATGCCGTCTGAGTAGCCCTTCCGAATGCTCCCCCTCGGCGGTAAGTCGTGATCATGTCCAAGCAAACCGACCGGCTCCTGGCAATCATGGCGCGCCTGCGCGATCCGCAAACCGGCTGCGAATGGGATACGGCGCAGAATTTCGCGACGATCGCGCCGTATACGATCGAGGAAGCGTACGAGGTCGCCGATGCGATCGAGCGTGACGATCTGAACGATCTGCGCGGCGAACTTGGCGATCTGTTGTTCCAGGTCGTCTTCCACGCGCGCATGGCCGAAGAAGCTGGCGCCTTTACCTATGACGATGTCGTGCGCGACATTGGCGACAAGATGGAAGCACGCCATCCGCATATCTTCGGCGATGAAGGCGGCGTCGTGGAAGAGAGCCGCTGGGAAGATATCAAGGCAGCCGAGCGCGACGCATCGGGTGCCACCAGCGCGATGGACGGCGTCGCCAAGGCGCTGCCCGCCCTGCTCCGTTCGCACAAGCTACAGAAACGCGCGGCGCGCGTCGGGTTCGAATGGCCCGATAGCGCGGGTCCGCTCGCAAAACTGAAAGAAGAACTGGCGGAACTCGACGAAGCCCAAACCGACGAGGAGCGCCTGCTCGAAGCCGGCGACGTCCTGTTCGTCGCGGTCAATATCGTGCGGCGCTACGGCGTCGATCCGGAACAGGCCCTGCGCGCCTCCAATGCCAAATTCGAACGCCGTTTCAAGGTAATGGAACAGCTATCCGAGAACGAAGGCGAAGACTTCGCCGCGCTCGACCTCGACCGACAGGAAGAATACTGGCAGCGCGCCAAGCGCGAAACCGGTTAGGCCAGCGCCTCGTACTGCCCCAGTTCCTTGGGGTTGAGCCGTACGGTGATCTGCCGCGAACCGCCGTCCTCGGTTTCGATGTCCTCGATCACTTCACCATGCGCGTGCAGCCATGCGATCCTGCGTCCATCGCCCGCCGGAACCTCGAAAGTCCGCAGCGCGGCGTTACGCGTCAGCATTTCGCCGAGGCGTTCAAGCAGCAGATCCACTCCCTCGCCCGTCAGCGCCGATGTCGCCACGATATCCTCGCCTGCATCGACCTGTTCGGCCAATTCATCGGCCAGGGCGGGCTCAAGCTGGTCCCATTTGTTCCACACTTCGAGGATCGGGATCGACGAGGCCTCCCCTTCCCCCTCGATCACATCGAGATCGCGCAGAATCTGCAACACCTGCGCCTTTTGCGCAGCGGTCGAGGGGTTCGAAATATCGCGTATGTGGCAGATGACGTCGGCCGAGGTGACTTCCTCCAGCGTCGCACGAAAAGCGGCCACTAGCTGTGTCGGGAGATCGGAGATGAAGCCCACCGTATCCGACAGGATCGCCTTCTCCACCCCCGGCAGGGTAATCGCGCGCATGGTCGGGTCGAGCGTGGCGAATAGCAGGTCTTCCGCCATCACCGCAGCCCCGGTCAGCCGGTTGAACAGCGTAGACTTGCCCGCATTGGTATAGCCGACCAGTGCCACCACCGGCCATGGCGCACGTTCGCGGCGTTCACGATGCAAGCCGCGCGTCTTGCGGACCTGTTCGAGCTCCTTGCGCAGCCGCCCCATCCGCTGGCGGATCATCCGGCGGTCGGCCTCGATCTGGGTCTCACCCGGACCGCCGAGGAAGCCGAACCCCCCGCGCTGCCGTTCAAGGTGGGTCCAGCTGCGCACGAGGCGGCTTTGCTGGTAATCGAGATGCGCGAGCTCGACCTGCAATCGGCCTTCGGCAGTCGCGGCGCGTTCGCCGAAGATTTCGAGAATCAGTCCGGTCCGGTCGATAACCTTGCGCGCGAGCTTTTCTTCCAGATTGCGCTGCTGGATCGGGCTCAAAGCGCCATCCACGACGACAAGCTCGGCCTCGTTCTGCTCGCAGGCGATACGGATATTGTCGACCTGGCCCGCGCCGAACAGTAGGTTCGGCCGCACTTCGCGCACCGGGAGCACGAAGCTGTCGGCAATGGCAATGCCGATCGCCAGCGCAAGCCCCTCGGCTTCGGCAAGCCGCGACTGCGCATCGAGGTCATAGGCCATCCCGCGGATGTCGGGGCACACCACCAGTGCCCGCGCCCCGCGCGAAACCTCGCCCATCAGGTCATCGTCGAAGCTCAGCTGTCGTCTTCTTCCCACTCCTCGGTCAGATCGACCGGGGTGGCTGGCTGGATTGTCGATACGGCGTGCTTATAGGCCAGCTGGACGTAGCCGTCGCGCTCGAGCAGCATGCAGAAAAGGTCGTATGCGGCGATCCGTCCCTGCAACATGACGCCATTGACCAGAAACATCGTCACTTGCGCTTCGGCCTGGCGCACCCGGCTGAGGAAGACATCCTGCAGCAGGCGCTGCTTGGCGGACGATCCCTGGCTGGCGAATTGCGTGGTATCGACCGGCTGCGCGGGCATTATCGTGCTGATCGCATGCTTGTAGACAAGCTGTGACTGGCCATCGCGGCGCAGCAGGATCGAGAAATTGTCGAACCACGTGACAATGCCCTGAAGCTTGACGCCCTTGACCAGGAACATGGTCACCGGAGCCTTGTTCTTGCGGAGCAGATTGAGGAAGGCGTCCTGCAAGTTCGCAGGGCGGCTTGCCGGGCCCGTTTCGGGCGATTTTGGACGCGGTCGTGCCGAAAGTGTTCGATCGCCGGACATGTACTTTTCCCGTTTTTGGCAGCCCTTGGAAGGGCCGCAATCTGGGCGCCCACCACGCCCGAGTGCATTCGCAAATGTTCGCGAACCCCGTTATTGTGGAAGACAATCCCAAGTAGCGCAACGGATTCCTTGTTTTGTCAGACAATGCGCAACTTTCGCGGGACGCGTCAGTTCTTCCGCTCGGGCCCCTTGCGCTCGACCATGCCCAGTAGCTTGAGTTTGCGGTGCAGCGCCGAGCGCTCCATCCCGATGAAGTTCGCGGTCTTCGAGATATTCCCGGAAAACCGACGGATCTGCACAGTCAGATACTCGCGTTCGAAATTCTCGCGCGCTTCGCGTAGCGGGGCGCCCATCATCGCCCCGACCCCGCCGCCACCACTGCCTTTGCCACCGAGTACTTCTTCGGGGAGCATGTCGACCTCGATCCGTTCGAGGCTGTCGCGCGGGGTCAGAATGATGGTGCGCTCGACCACATTGCGCAGCTGGCGCACATTTCCGGGCCAGTCATAGGCCTGGAGCGCGGCCATGGCCTCTTCGCTGATCGTCGGCGGCCGCAGGCCTTGCTCGGTCGCATAGCGGGCAAAGAAACTGTCGGCGAGCGCGGGGATGTCGTCGCGGCGTGCGGCGAGCGAGGGAACTTCGACCGGGACGACGTTTAGCCGGTAGAACAAGTCCTCGCGAAAGCGCTTCTCCTCCATCTCGCCGGCCAGATCGCGCGAGGTCGAAGAAACAACGCGAACGTCGACGCCGATCTGCCGGGTCCCGCCAACGCGAACGAAACTCTGCTCGGTCAGCACGCGCAGGATACGCGCCTGCGTCGACAGCGGCATGTCGGCCACTTCATCGAGATACAGCGTGCCGCCATCCGCGGTCTCCAGCAGTCCCGGACGGACGAGCTTGCCATCTGCTTCCTCGCCGAACAGTTCCTCTTCGAACCGCTCGGGCGTGATCCGCGCAGAGTTGACGATGACGAAAGCCTTGTCGGTTCGCGCGCTCCAGCTGTGCAACAGGCGCGCGGCAACTTCTTTCCCGGCACCGGCAGGACCCGTCACCAGAACCCGGCTCCCAGTACTGGCAACCCGCTTGAGCGTGGCGCGGACGGCGTTGATGACCGCCGAATTGCCGGTGAACTCGTCGCCCTGCCCCTGGTTTTCGCGCAGCCGCGTGTTCTCGCGGCGCAGGCGTTCGGTTTCGGTGGCACGCTCGACGAGATGCAGGAGACGCTCGGCTTCGAACGGCTTCTCGATAAAATCGACCGCGCCGCGGCTGACCGCGCTGACCGCAGTGTCGATATTACCGTGGCCCGAAAAGATGATGACCGGGAGGTCCGGCTCGCGCGCCTTGATCGCGTCGAGCACTTCGAGTCCGTCCATCGGGCTGCCGTGCAACCACACGTCGAGCAGGACGAGGCTCGGGCGCTTGTCATCGATCGCCTCGATCGCCGAGGTGCTGTCGCCAGCGGTGCGGCATTCATAGCCCTCGTCGCTCAGCACTCCCGCAACCAGTTCGCGGATGTCGCGTTCGTCGTCGACGATGAGAATATCCAGCGCCATGCGTCCCTATCCTTCTTTTTTCATGCTTGTCTGCGCGTCGCCATCGAGGGCGAGCGGATCGCGCGCGAACCGCATGGTCACGCGCGTGCCCCCGGTTTCGACCGAGGTGAATGTCATTTCGCCGCCGTGTTCCTCGACGATCTTGTTGACGATCGCGAGCCCGAGGCCGGTGCCCTTCTCGCGCGTCGTCACATAGGGCTCGAGGATGTTCACGCGGTCCTGCGGCAGGCCGATGCCATTGTCCTGGATCGAAACCGTCACCGCCTCGTCGCCGGGCTCGACCTCGACCGTGATCTTCCCGCGGTAATCGACATCGGCAGTGTGCGCCTTCGCCTCGATCGCCTCATAGGCGTTCTTGAGCGTATTTGTCAGCGCCTGTCCCAATTGATGCCGGTCACACTGGATCCGCACCGGCGCGGCTTCGGTGGTGTGGAAGCGGTAATCCACATTCTGATGCGCGACTTCCTGCAGGAACAGCGACTGGCGGATAAGGTCGATCGCATCCTCGGTGCGGAAGGTCGGCTTGGGCAGCCGCGCGAAGCTGGAGAACTCGTCGACCATCTTCCGCAGGTCGCCGACCTGCCGCACGATGGTATTGGTAAGCTCGTCGAACAGCTCGCCATCGATTTCGATCTGCTTGCGATAGCGGCGCTTGAGGCGTTCGGTCGCGAGCTGGATCGGCGTGAGCGGGTTCTTGATCTCATGCGCAATTCGCCGCGCGACATCCGACCAGGCGGCCTGCCGCTGGTCGAGCAATTGGCGGGTGATGTCCTCGAAGGTGATCACATGACCATCGCTTTCGGGACCGATCTTGACCGCCAACGTGAGCAGTTCGCCGTTGCGGCTGTGCGAGATGACCCCTCGCGAGAGCCCCGCACGGACCATCGCACCGATCTGCGGGGCAAGATCGTCGAGAGTCTCGGGCAGGTGTCCTCCCGCAGCCTCGTTGCCGAGCATCGCTTGCGCGCCGGCATTCATCAACAGCACGTTGAGATCGGCATCGACGGAAATGATGCCTGCACTGACCGATTCCAGCACCGCCTCGATGAAGCTGCGCCGCTCTTCGAGCTCGGTATTGGCTGACAGCAGCGCGTCGGTCTGCTTTTCGAGCTGCGCGGTCATGCGGTTGAAAGCGCGGTTGAGCAGGCCGATCTCGTCCGCGCCGGTGCGTCCTTCGACGCGCAGTGCGAAATTGCCCGCCCCCACCTTGTGCGCCGCCGCCACCAGATCGGTCAGCGGCTCGACCTGGCGATCGGCAAAGCGCAGCGCAAACCATACCGCCAGGCCGACCAACGCGAGCGAAACGAAGAACAGCGCCAGATTGAACCGCAACTGCAGGGCGCGCGCCCGTTTGGTCAGTTCGTCGTAAGCGGTCGAGATCGAGCGCGCGGATTGCCAGCTACGGAACGAGCCCGCTTCCGCATTGCGCGCTGTATAGAGATAGATCCCGGCAGCGCGATCGATCGGCGCGACCGCTTCGATCCGCTCGGCGCTGCCGCGCACCGCCACCTGTTCGCCGCTCGACAACCGCTCCAGCGAGTTCTGCGCGAAGGCGCGCGGATCGCTGGCCTCATTGAGGCCGTAGACGACCGCCGTACGCATCGAACCATCGGGCATCGCCTGCAGGATGGCGCTCTCGATCACGTCGCGCGGCTCGGCCTGATATTGATAGACGAGCGCGAAATTGGGATCGGTCACCTCGACCCGGCCAAGGATGGCGCGCATATCCATCGCCATCGAGATCGTTTCATTGCCGAGATCGAGCTGGTTCTCCTCGTAATATCCCTCGGCCAGTTGGTTGGCATTCTCCATCAGGCCGCGCGAATTGTCCGAGAACCAAAAATCCACCCCGGACTGGAACAGGAAAGCAGCGAAGCCCGCGACCAGCAGCGTCGGCACAGCCGCAATCAGCGAGAAGAAGAACACCAGCCTGACATGCAACCGCGCCGTGCTTCCGGCCGCACGCTTCAGCGCCACGCGCCGGCCCGCCAGCACCAGCAGTGCCATGGCGGGAATAAGCGTGCCGATAAGCAGGCCTGCGACCTGGCGCGATGGCAGCAATGCGCCATCGGGCGGCGCATTGGTGAACGTGGCCCAGGTGCTGGCCACCATGATCAGGAAGGCGATCGCTGCAGTGACCTCGATATAGCCGAAGAGATTCTGCCGCCGCGAGGTAACCACGAACCTGCGCCACCAGCGCGGTATCTGCCGCCGTGTTTGTGCTATAGCCGTCGTCATCGTGGCGGACATACAACGGCACTGTTGCAAAGTTGCAAGGACAAATTCGATCAGTTGTGGACGGCAGCGGATGGATGTCGACGTTATCGCCTACGGGTGAAGGTTTCCGGCGCGATGTCGAGTTCTGAAAGTCGCTTGCGCAAGGTGTTGCGATTGATGCCCAAAAGGCGCGCCGCGCGAAGCTGATTGCCCTCGGTCCGTTCGAGCGCCAGTTCGAACAGCGGCTTCTCGAACGCAGCAAGCGCAGCATGATACACCGCGCCGTCTGCCGGGCGGGTCATGTCGACCCATGCTTCGACGGCGGCCTCGAAACCGTGCTTGGCGCCATTGTCCTCATCGGTCCGGGCCGTCGGGAGCACGTCTTCAACCGCCGCGCGGTCGATCGTGTCGTCGCGCGCCATCAGCGCGAGCCGGAACGCCGCATTGCGCAATTCGCGGACATTGCCGCGCCATGCCCGTCCCTTGAGCGCTTCGATCCCATCGACACTCGCCTGCCGAAGCGGAAGCCCCTCCCCCGCCGCCTGGCCGAGGAAGTGGCGTACAAGGGCCCCGATGTCTTCCGGGCGTTCGCGCAGCGGCGGCAAATGGATCGGGACGACGTTGAGCCGATAATAGAGGTCTTCGCGAAACCGCCCGTCGGCAATCATCGGAGCAAGGTCCCGATTGGTCGCTGCGACGATACGCACATCCACGCCGATCTCCTGCCGACCGCCAACCCGCCGGATCCGCCCCGACTGGAGCGCGCGCAACAGGCGGGTCTGTGCCTCGGCGGGCATATCGCCGATCTCGTCGAGAAACAGCGTCCCGCCATTGGCCTGTTCGAACTTGCCGATCTGCTGGCTCACTGCGCCGGTAAAAGCCCCGCGTTCGTGGCCGAACAGCTCGCTTTCGAGCAGATCGTGCGGGATCGCCGCCATGTTGACCGCAACGAAGGGCCCGGTCTTGCGCGAGCCCAACTGGTGGATTGCCTCGGCGACCAGTTCCTTGCCCGTCCCGCTTTCGCCGGTAATCAGCACGGTAAGATCGTTGCGCAGGACGCGGGTAATCATACGGTAGACGCCCTGCATCGCAGGACTGCGCCCGATCAGCGGCAGCGCGCTGTCCTCGGCCTCCTCCTCCCGCTCGCTCGACGGACGACTGGCGACCGCCTGGGCCACGGCCTGCGTCAGTTCGTCGAGGTCGAACGGCTTGGGGAAATATTCGAATGCATCGCTATCGCTTGCGCGCACCGCCGTATCGAGCGTGTTCTGCGCCGACAGCACGATGACCGGCATCGCTGGGGCCAGCTTGCGCACGGTGTCGATCGACGCGAGCCCGTCGCCATCTTCCAGCATCACATCGGTGAGCATCACGTCGAACCGGTTGTCGGTCAGCAAGGCATCGCGCCGCGCTATGCTTTCGCAGGCGGTAACATCGAAGCCTTCCTCGCGCAGCGCCTCGGTGATGACCGTGGCGATACCCTTGTCGTCCTCGACCAGCAGAACAGTATGCGCCATCGTTCTCCCTAGCCCGCTACTGGCAGGTTGATGCGGAAATGGGTTTGGCCCGCCCGCTCGTCGCGCGCATGCGAGATGCGCCCGCCCATATCGCGGAGTAGCTTGCGAACAAGCGCGAGCCCAAGCCCTTGCCCATGCGGCTTGCTCGACACAAAAGGCTCGAACACGTGATCGCGCAGCGCCGGGTCGATCCCCGGACCGCTATCGGTCACCGTGATCTCGATTGGAAGGCGAGTCGCCTTGCCCAGCCGGATCGTGTTGAATACCAGGCCGCTAACGAACCGCGTTCGCACGCTGACACGGGGGTTTTCCATACCCGCGCTCGCGTCGCAGGCGTTAGCGATCAAATTGATCAGCACCTGTTCTAGCGCGCCCTGATCGGCAGCGACAGGTGGCAGTGAGGGATCGAATTCCTCGACCAGTTCGCATTGCGCGCTGCGCCCGGTGCGTACCGTGGCCATGGCGTTGCGGATCGCCTCGTGCAGGTTGCACGGCCCGGTGATCTCTACCGGTTTCGCGCCGAGCTGCTGCATCCGGTCGATCAACTGGGCGATACGGTCCACTTCGGCGGAAATCATCTGCGCCAGCGGTTTGTCCTTGCTGGCGATCCGCCGGGCCAGGAGCTGGCTCGCCCCGCGGATGGCCGACAGCGGGTTCTTGATCTCATGCGCAAGGACCGCAGGCGCCCGCAATTCCACGCGTTCGTTCTCGTCCTCGTCATTGGCTGGCTGTCCCGCATCGGAAAGCGTAATTACCCGCCATCCGGTTTCGCCATGCATGGGAGAGCTGCTGATGTTGACGCGCCGGTCTCCGACGGCAGTCGTTATGGTAACGCCGCGCGCGATGACCTGCGCATCGGCGGTCGATAGCCTTTCGCTCAAGCGTTCGTCAGACATCCCGATGACGTCCCATAAGCGCTTCTCGCATAGCTTGTGCGCGCTGCGGCCCAGCATCTCCTCCGCTGCGTGGTTGGCTTCCACAATATTGTCATCCTCGTCGAGCAGCAGGACCGCGAAGATCAGCGCGGCGAGCTGGGCGCGCGCATCGGGTGCGCCGGCGGATGTGCTCACGCGGCGCGGCGCCGGAGGAACGGTGCGTAGAAGCCCTCGATTTCCTCGAGCACCTTGCGCGGATCGTCGATGAAGTTGACGAAATTGCGGAACTCGGCCGAGCCATGCATGCCCTTGGTATACCAGCCGAGGTGCTTGCGCGCGATCTTGGTGCCGACACCCTCGCCATAATGATCGAGCATCGCCTGGTAGTGTTCGACAAGCACGTTGTACTGCTCGTCGAACGAGGGGGTCTCGAGCACTTCGCCAGTGCGCCACCAGTGCATGATCTGACCCAGCAACCACGGTTTGCCGTAAGCCCCGCGCCCGATCATGATCCCGTCGGCGCCCGATTGTTCGAGCGCCGCTGCGGCATCGGCGATCGTGCAGATATCGCCATTGGCAATGACCGGGATCGAAACCGCGTCCTTCACCTTGCGGATGAAGGCCCAGTCGGCGTGGCCCTTGTACATCTGGTTGCGCGTGCGGCCGTGGACAGTGATCATCTTGACCCCGAGATCCTCGGCAATGCGCGCAAGTTCGGGGGCGTTGAGATCGGCATGATCCCAGCCCATCCGCATTTTGACGGTCACCGGCACGTCGACCGCCTTGACCGTCTCTTCCATCAGCGTGGTCGCCAATGGCACTTCCCGCATCAGCGCCGAACCGGCAAGCTGGCCGACGACCTTGCGCACCGGGCAACCGAAATTGATATCGATGATGGCCGCGCCGTTATCCTGCTGGAGCTTGGCCGCGTCCCCCATACTCACCGGGTCGCAGCCAACCAGTTGCATCGACACCGGCTCCTCGGTCGCATCCCATGCGGCCTTCTGGATGCTCTGGCGCGTTTCGCGAATGGCCGCCTCGCTCGCGATCATTTCGGTAACGTTGAGGCCCGATCCATAGCGCCGCACCAAACGGCGGAAAGGCAGGTCGGTCACGCCGGTCATCGGCGCGAGTACGACCGGCGTGTCGATTGACACGTCGCCGACGAGGATTGGCTGCGGCGGCGCCGGAGGAAGGGGATGCTGGGTCATGCCGGGGTTCGTTGCCTAAATATTGGGCAGGCACATAGTGCGTTGCAGCGCAAACGGCAAGCCGCTAGCGCGCTGCGTTCGTATGCAGGATCCAGCTCCCCTCCCCGGTTTCGCCGCGATCGTCGTCGCGGCCGGCCAAGGCCTGCGCGCGGGACAGCCCCTGCCCAAGCAATTTGCGATCTGGCGCGGCAAGCCGGTGCTGCGGCACTCGGTCGAAAGCCTGCTTTCTGCGGGTGCCGGCCCCCTGGTTATCGCGGTGCCCGAGAATGCCGAGCAAGCGGCGCATGCGGCCCTGGCCGGGCTTGAGGGATATCGACTCGTCGCAGGCGGCGAGACGCGTCAGCAATCGGTCGTCTGCGCGCTGCGAGCCATGGGTGCGGCCGAACGCGTGCTTATCCACGACGCAGCGCGACCCGATCTCCCGCGTACCGTCATCGAACGCCTGCTCGCTGCTCTCGATGATCATGCGGGAGCGATCCCCGTACTCCCGGTGGTCGACAGCCTGTCACTCGACGAAGCCGGCATGATGAGCGGGACCGCCCCGCGCGAGCAATTGCGCCGGGTGCAGACACCGCAGGCGTTTCGCTTTGCAGCGATCGTCGCCGCGCACAACGCTTGGCAGTCCGAAGCCGCTGCCGGCGATGATGCGCAGGTCCTGCGCGCGGCTGGCGGCGAAGTCGCGCATGTGACGGGTGACGAACGTCTGGCCAAATTGACTTTCGGGGAGGATTTCATGACCCAATTGCCGCCCATACGGACCGGGATGGGATACGACGTCCACCGTCTTGCCGCAGGCGAGGAGCTCTGGCTCGGCGGTATCCGCATCGAGCATGACAAGGGGTTGGCGGGGCACAGCGATGCCGATGTCGGCCTCCATGCCATCGTTGATGCGTTGCTCGGGGCGATCGGCAATGGCGACATCGGCAGCCATTTCCCGCCCAGCGATCCGCAGTGGAAGGGTGCCAGCAGCGACCGGTTCCTGACCCACGCCGCGCAGCTTGTCGGCGAAGCAGGATATGGGATCGGCAATATCGACCTGACGATCATCTGCGAGGCACCCAAGATCGGTCCACACCGCGAAGCCATGCGGACCCGGATCGCCGAGCTGCTTGGCGTTGACATCGCGGCGATATCGGTAAAGGCCACCACCACCGAACGGCTGGGGTTTACCGGACGCGGTGAAGGGATCGCGGCGCAGGCCGTAGCAACGATAATCAGGGAGTAACGGGTGAGCAAATCGAACTACGGCAGGATCGCTGCCGGAGCAGTGGCAACCATCGGGCTACTGCATGCGCAAGCGGCGATGGCGCAGCAGTGCATCGCGCCCGAGGATCTGACCGATGCCGGTATTTATGCGGTTCCGGTGATCGCCGAAGGCTTCGCGGCATCCTGCACGCCCTATCTCGAATCGGACGGGTTCTTCGCGTCGCGCGGGGACGAGTTCGTGGCACCTTATACCGCGATGCAGACCGAAAGCTGGCCCGGAACCCTGCGCGTATTCATGAACTTCGCCACACGCGGGCAAGAGGACGGGACCGCAAGCGAGCGATCGGAAGTGTTCGGAAGCCTGCCGCCCGAAGCGCTGCGTTCGTTCGTGGATGCTTTCCTCGCACAGAAAATCGGCGAGGAGATCAAACCCGACGACTGCGCGAAGATCGAGCGCGCGATGGAATTGCTCGCCCCGCTCCCGCCCGAGAATTTCGGCGGCTTGCTGGCCTTCTTTCTGGATGTCTCCAAGGTCCGGGATCCGCAGGTATGCGACCCCGACCGGCCATGACTACCGCCCTTCTCCCGCCGGATATCGAAGAACTCGCACGCAAAGTGGTCGAAGCCAATTCCGCCGCGGGTCGGCAGGTCGCCGTGGCCGAAAGCTGCACCGGCGGCCTGGTCGCCGCGGCGCTGACCGAGATCCCGGGTTCGTCTGCCATGTTCGATCGCGGCTTCGTCACCTATTCGAACGAAGCGAAGATGGAATCGCTTGGCGTCCCGCTCGAGATCATCGAAACCTTCGGCGCGGTGTCGATCGCCTGCGCCTGGGCGATGGCCAAGGGCGCGCTGGAAAAGAGCAAGGCCGATGTCGCGGTGGCGATCAGCGGCGTTGCCGGCCCCGGTGGCGGCACCGATCTCAAGCCTGTGGGTACGGTCGTCTTTGCACGCGTGGTGCGGGGCGACGAGGGCGAACCCGAGGGTGAGCTCAAGCTTTTCGAACCGACCTCGCGCGCCGATA contains:
- the hfq gene encoding RNA chaperone Hfq produces the protein MSGDRTLSARPRPKSPETGPASRPANLQDAFLNLLRKNKAPVTMFLVKGVKLQGIVTWFDNFSILLRRDGQSQLVYKHAISTIMPAQPVDTTQFASQGSSAKQRLLQDVFLSRVRQAEAQVTMFLVNGVMLQGRIAAYDLFCMLLERDGYVQLAYKHAVSTIQPATPVDLTEEWEEDDS
- a CDS encoding ATP-binding protein — translated: MTTAIAQTRRQIPRWWRRFVVTSRRQNLFGYIEVTAAIAFLIMVASTWATFTNAPPDGALLPSRQVAGLLIGTLIPAMALLVLAGRRVALKRAAGSTARLHVRLVFFFSLIAAVPTLLVAGFAAFLFQSGVDFWFSDNSRGLMENANQLAEGYYEENQLDLGNETISMAMDMRAILGRVEVTDPNFALVYQYQAEPRDVIESAILQAMPDGSMRTAVVYGLNEASDPRAFAQNSLERLSSGEQVAVRGSAERIEAVAPIDRAAGIYLYTARNAEAGSFRSWQSARSISTAYDELTKRARALQLRFNLALFFVSLALVGLAVWFALRFADRQVEPLTDLVAAAHKVGAGNFALRVEGRTGADEIGLLNRAFNRMTAQLEKQTDALLSANTELEERRSFIEAVLESVSAGIISVDADLNVLLMNAGAQAMLGNEAAGGHLPETLDDLAPQIGAMVRAGLSRGVISHSRNGELLTLAVKIGPESDGHVITFEDITRQLLDQRQAAWSDVARRIAHEIKNPLTPIQLATERLKRRYRKQIEIDGELFDELTNTIVRQVGDLRKMVDEFSSFARLPKPTFRTEDAIDLIRQSLFLQEVAHQNVDYRFHTTEAAPVRIQCDRHQLGQALTNTLKNAYEAIEAKAHTADVDYRGKITVEVEPGDEAVTVSIQDNGIGLPQDRVNILEPYVTTREKGTGLGLAIVNKIVEEHGGEMTFTSVETGGTRVTMRFARDPLALDGDAQTSMKKEG
- the hflX gene encoding GTPase HflX, giving the protein MGEVSRGARALVVCPDIRGMAYDLDAQSRLAEAEGLALAIGIAIADSFVLPVREVRPNLLFGAGQVDNIRIACEQNEAELVVVDGALSPIQQRNLEEKLARKVIDRTGLILEIFGERAATAEGRLQVELAHLDYQQSRLVRSWTHLERQRGGFGFLGGPGETQIEADRRMIRQRMGRLRKELEQVRKTRGLHRERRERAPWPVVALVGYTNAGKSTLFNRLTGAAVMAEDLLFATLDPTMRAITLPGVEKAILSDTVGFISDLPTQLVAAFRATLEEVTSADVICHIRDISNPSTAAQKAQVLQILRDLDVIEGEGEASSIPILEVWNKWDQLEPALADELAEQVDAGEDIVATSALTGEGVDLLLERLGEMLTRNAALRTFEVPAGDGRRIAWLHAHGEVIEDIETEDGGSRQITVRLNPKELGQYEALA
- a CDS encoding MBL fold metallo-hydrolase, with protein sequence MKVLMLGSGTSTGVPRIGNDWGECDPAEPRNRRSRVSVIVENDAGQKILVDTSTDLRAQLLGNNIEKVDAVFWTHDHADHCHGIDDLRVMRYDRSNPLPGFASSVTCERLRRRFDYVFEGQFGYPTMVSLKDIKDVQLVAGFSFDHVEMPHGPVTSTGFRFDADGKSIVYATDFSEITPAMVRCFSGADILVVDCLRRRPHPTHAHLDMAIDLARKAKVKRTVLTHMDKSMDYRSLCADVPDHVTVGFDGLEMTA
- the mazG gene encoding nucleoside triphosphate pyrophosphohydrolase, coding for MSKQTDRLLAIMARLRDPQTGCEWDTAQNFATIAPYTIEEAYEVADAIERDDLNDLRGELGDLLFQVVFHARMAEEAGAFTYDDVVRDIGDKMEARHPHIFGDEGGVVEESRWEDIKAAERDASGATSAMDGVAKALPALLRSHKLQKRAARVGFEWPDSAGPLAKLKEELAELDEAQTDEERLLEAGDVLFVAVNIVRRYGVDPEQALRASNAKFERRFKVMEQLSENEGEDFAALDLDRQEEYWQRAKRETG
- a CDS encoding sigma-54-dependent transcriptional regulator, with product MALDILIVDDERDIRELVAGVLSDEGYECRTAGDSTSAIEAIDDKRPSLVLLDVWLHGSPMDGLEVLDAIKAREPDLPVIIFSGHGNIDTAVSAVSRGAVDFIEKPFEAERLLHLVERATETERLRRENTRLRENQGQGDEFTGNSAVINAVRATLKRVASTGSRVLVTGPAGAGKEVAARLLHSWSARTDKAFVIVNSARITPERFEEELFGEEADGKLVRPGLLETADGGTLYLDEVADMPLSTQARILRVLTEQSFVRVGGTRQIGVDVRVVSSTSRDLAGEMEEKRFREDLFYRLNVVPVEVPSLAARRDDIPALADSFFARYATEQGLRPPTISEEAMAALQAYDWPGNVRQLRNVVERTIILTPRDSLERIEVDMLPEEVLGGKGSGGGGVGAMMGAPLREARENFEREYLTVQIRRFSGNISKTANFIGMERSALHRKLKLLGMVERKGPERKN